The window TCGAgaagtttcttttctttgagaaaattaGATTAGGTTTAGAGGGTAAAACActtgaaaatgaattaaaaagatAAGGCGTGCCATGTTACAGTAATAACATCATTTGTTCTTGTACGTCTATCTCCTTAAAGTAACCAATCTTTGAGATATATAAaggaatattgatattttatacCACAAATTATGGCGTGAAAAaactatcaaataaaattattcataaatatcgGAAAGAAAGAGAGCTTTATGGCCTTAAAAACTTCGTGATTGATTCCAGTACCTGAAAATGGATTTTCTTCTCAATGTGACGGGAAAAGAAGACACAAAAAAGAGCATCATCCGggaaaaaaacatttacataatttatcaccatttttttttttttttaatgtcgaGAATCTCTTCAAGACATGATCTTTCGGACTCATCCATGTAGAGTAAATTCTCGATCCCATATGCCGCACCTCCAGAAGTATTCCTATACGGAATTGGTTAAATTGCTAACTTTTTATTAAGGAATGTGGCCTCTAAATAATTGTTTGTACTCATGAAGTGTTGAACCTTAAACTTTAAAGAGAGTGAAAATTTTCAATCTTCCCAACTATAATTTCAAGTtcaaaaactataataattagAGTAATGATGCTAGatatgggttttgaatatgCAAGTTCCATGCaagctctttaaaaaaaaaaaaaaaggtaagacccatattttcaaatatttttgtaaaaacttatgttggacttgcattttttaatatcacacatcattttataaataattaacgAAATGATTTTTCCAAAGTTGAACAGGTCACTTATAATGTTAAAACTGATTTTTATCCGACTGGAGACCTCACGTACGTACATTGTGTTCAAATGATTTTCATATTATGGTGATTACTATTTTATGTGGGTGGGTGTCTTCTACTTTTTCAGCACCAAATCAAAATCGCCCCTACATTATATTAGAGAACTCTTAAAGATATAAAgagtttatataaaaataaatttataaattgacataattttataagatctgttggatctattttataataaatataactttataatatgacgtatcatatcaaatcacatcaaaataataaataataaaaacatgaaaagcTTAATTGTGCAAAAGATATGGCTAAGTGAGGACAATGGaagacatatataaaaaaaaacaagaagaagaagatgaccaaGGGCCAGCTTGATTTTACGCCTCATTTGTTCACAAcacatatcatcttatcttatcttatctcatcattataattttatcaaattttaatataaaataaaataaataatttaatttttttaaattttaaaataataataatattaaaaaattattattttttatataatgaaatgcAGAGTAGAGGAGCTGGATGTTTCCATCATCAAATAAAATGCTGATAGTGCTTAGTGCTTGCTCCATTAAAGAGATAGTACTGAAAGAAGTTAGTAATAGTATGTATGGGTACGTGGTGGAGTAATAATAATTGATAGAATGGGGACAAAGCtgcttttgaaaacattgccCACCGAAcctttgttttctattttatgtCGTTTCTGGGTAACATTTTATAGCACATCTTTATATGAAAATCATGCACTTTTTAGGATACCCaagaaaaaagagcaaaaacaaaaaagaagaaaagaaaacaagacagCTAAAGTGTCATGCATGCAGAAAGACAACGGTAATACAACAATGCCTGAAGAAGGGATCCATGGCATGCCTGCAGGATTACCCTCCTAacctttgaaaatattaatacttcTGTTTTCATCGTATTTCTATCATCTTAGCATTATCTTTctattatcttatcttatcatgcGATTTCACTTGTAAACCTATTGAAGTTGTAAGAAAATTAAACTTATAGTTGATGCGGCTGATATCAACTTCTTTCACATCGTTAGTGTCTCTTGGTTTGTCTATAAGAGAGTTtgcaaataagttttttttttttttttttttttacttgataaaatttgaagatgtgCAAGTCTCgcgtactaatttttttttttaaaaatagagtttactattaaaaaatcactttttaaatggattttaaatttatttatttttttcaaaatgagtgtatAGAGatttacacattctaaaactacaaatattatttatcttcttttataacttttaattaCACATTCTGGTGcgatgaattttaattttggaaaataCTAATATGACTCTTAAATGTGTTCACTAAATATGcacattcatatatttttattttttttaatgattaaagaagtgattagtaataaatttgtatcttattttaaaaaatatttaaaagaaaaagaaaagctatTTACACTTATACcacttaaaatataagattcTTAATTATCTAGAGCGCCACTACAAGTCAGACTGCTAAGCTCCAGAGGTGTCTGGATTTACAAGTACGTATGTATATTCCCACATTGTTTCAGTGACTAGGCATCGTCGAGCAACATCCAATTTGcagattttccttcttttttcctttttttttttttttttgatacgtGATTGTTGCAGCTTAGATATCAATCTAAAGCAGATGAAGCTGGACatttataccatttttttttatataaaaatgtgcAATCACTGAttcactttttcctttttttttttatatatatttcactaatataattgaatatgtcatttttttaatataaaataattatttttaactaattatattaatagaatacacaaaaaatatttaaaaagaactcTACTTGCTATAACTCTTTCTTTAATGGGTATAAATGCATGGCTAGTTTTCGATTGTACCGTTACCTTTATGATGATTTGTTTGACACATACAtttatcaaaatcaaataattattattaaaagtatctattttgtatatataatgtgaCATCATATAGATCACACATCTTCCTAATGAATGTtaagaacaatcaactagaagcaaccacgcagtaaatataaaatatgtactatTATAATatcttctctctaacattactcatcaaATAATGGATGATGCTCAAAAACAAAAGTATTATGAGATTTTGTCGTCCCTTATTTTTAGTGGCCAAAACACTGCACATGAGGAAACAACTCAACAACCATGGCTCCTTGGGATGTCTCCATGAGATCTCTTACATGATCCCCCATGTTTTGTTTGTCATTACGTGGATCCCGAGTTATGTTgcaaaataaatcttaataaataattacttttcaGGCTTTACAAAGCTGGATTTATGAGCTGCATCTCCTCGTCTCGTGTCAGTGATAATGGATACATTTTGGAATTCTTTGCATCATCCGGTCCCCACCGCACATCCCACACCCTACGTGGAGACCGGGTTCACTAATCCTATGAACCCGCAGCTTCCTTCTTTTttcgcttcttcttctttttttgttagaaaaatttttgcatctgcctacattggcacacactcaatgcattgtgtaaaaaaaaaaaaataaaaaaaaaaaaatttgtgaattgtgtgccgGCTGTAAGCAGATGCATAGCAAacccctttcttcttcttcttctactcattTATTTTAGTGTTCTTCTCCTACACCACTAGCTATTCCATGCAAAACTTTCAGAGCAAATTAAGAAAAACTTGCAGTATAAGATTAGATATATTTTGTCAACGTTGTAGTTGTAAAATCTTGGCATCACAGAGAATCAGAAAAACTTGGAAGGCATAGCGGAGGAGAACGAGAACGAGAGTTATCGAAATACCAAGTAAACTTGAAATACCAAACGCCACTTTACGTAGCTGCGGCTGCAGGACAGGTGCATGTAACGAAGAAATTGGTGGAGAAACTGTCGgaagaaatttcaaaaactcCTACTTCGGTGTTGTTTGGATGCTGAGAAACGATGGGGCAAATAAAACCCATGACAGAAAAACCTAGCTTTCGAACCGGGAGCAGGGAAGGGGCAGGATGGGTGGCGATGGGTATAGGCAGGCCGCCGAGTCATCGATCCTGGGCGATGACAGAGACGACATCACGCGacgagagggagggagggggcgCGGGAATGGGATGGTTTCAATACGTGTCGTGTTCAAATGGTGTCAAGGACAGCCACTTCAAGTGTGGGGTGTTGGTTGATAAACAGTAGCTAATTAGTAGAAAAACTCATTGGAATTAttcccataaaaataaaaagggctGCATCTTGCGCCAAAACTCATGAACTAAATTAGAACCCATTAAAGGTTAACCAAATTGACGAATCACAAATGCCCAATgtactattttaatttaaccTTTCTGATCCAAAATTGTCCAAAGTAATCATTCATCATCTTCGTAAATAAATTCGGAGTGACAATTCCATAAGATTTCGGTAACTTTGCTTCAATTAGAGGACCGGAAGATAGCACCAGCGGTCATCCGGTAGAGATCGATCTCGGACAAGTGTTCTTAGGCCTAGAACTTCAATCTGGATAAGTGTTTTAAAAACCTATTCTTGGGAGTTAGATTCAGGTTCTGGTGGTTCAACGACATCATCTCTTATTGCCTGTGACCAATTAATTATTTGACCATACATCATGGCCTGCATTCAGGcagtttcttaatttattgacCGTGAAATCTTTTTCCATTTGCGCAATAAAAGCCCTCAATTTGGTTGGAGGAgacaaaaataaagcaaaaaggaaataacaaacaATCACCCTAGGACTCAAGATATCAACCAACAGCAACAATAACTCCCTCAAACCCAATAAATGCCTCTACTACCGTATGTACACAGAATACCCTAATAAATGAATCGGGGATTCATGTGAGAACATAGTCCTAGTCCTTACAATCACTTTGGAAAACTACACGTTATGTTAGTCATTGCTACAACAGAGGGAAAATAGAACTAATGTACACAATCCCCTTTCTCAATCTATTCTTTCCTGGAAAATCTAACTCAAGCTAatcatgaattaaaaaaaaaaaaaaaaaacacttaagCAGCTGCAAGATTATAATAATGTGAACATGCTGATATACCCAATGCGCCATAGAAACTGAGAAACAAAGTATCAGAGTCTTGCACATCACTACCAATTATATTAGACCATTGTTATGATACAAGAGAGTTCCTTTTCAGCAATTTTTACCTTGCATCAGTCCACCAGGTGAATCTACCTCACAATTGTGACGCAGAAGCTCCTCtgcataaaaatgaaatatcatAATTCATGTGCCGTGACAAGTCATAATGACTAGCAATCACTACTTTCACATTTAGttacgcaaaaaaaaaaaaaaaagaagaagagaaaattttgcaacataTTTAACTAGGTACAAGACATAAATTAGTAGAACGACAATGGTCATGTTTCTATATGGCTAACTGGAGGTTATGGGTGGACTAGAGCTAGGTGCAACAGAGAAACAAGTAAGATCAATCCAAAATAATCTCCGAGTAATGGGAACTTGGGATTGTGTGGATGTGTATAGGTGTGATACCTCCTCATACTGACTTATGTGTGTAGGTGGTGTATGCgattccacattgcttgggagagaagttcttgctcttcaCAATGGTTCCAATCGGGCACTAGTTATACCATTGACTGTTGAAGTATAAGACcaaatgtggcttgggcctcccTTGGGGCACTACAATTCGTATTAGAGCCTAATCCAACTAGAAATGTCAGACTTTAGCCAAGTCACCAATGATGAAATGACCCAATGAggacataaaaaatttaaagggtAGAGATTGTGATACCCAATACTGACTGATGTGTGTAGGTGGTGTAAGGGATCCCACATTGATTGGGAGAGagaaagttcttgctctttataatggttccaaTGGGGTTCCAATCGTACCATTGACAAGTTCTTTTAGATTATAGATCTCGATGTGATTTGGGCCTCCATTGGGGAGTTATAATAGGACTTGAGGATAGTGAGCCGCTTTATTGATTACATGCAGGGGTCGACCCACGCATTggctttaataaaaaaaaatccctaaacATTAATATctaaggtattttttttataagaatttttaaGGGCGGACTCATGCATTGgcttagataaaaaaaaatccccaaaCATCAATATCTTTCTATAAGGTagaatttattcataatttttttttttttttgcctggGCCCCCAAAAGAAAAGTTTCCAGGCTCTACCGCTGACAACATATCTaattatgatgaatggaacaGAATAACAATGCAGCCTATACTGTTGGGATCAATCGTATACCATGTGGTATACAATTGTATGCTGCTATCCACAAATTGAGTAGAATGAATGTTATTTACCTCAAAAAATTTGACAACGTTAAGTGAAAGACACCTCCAAACTCTCTGACAACATCCATTTGCGAATAATAATCCAATTATTACATGCCACCTCTTCAGCCAGCCACCTTGATTGCACCCACTTCATCAATTTTTGAGCTCTTATGCTGCAACATGTTATTGGTGATACAAAAAGCATAAGCATGGATGAATTGGGAATACTTGCACaattcatataaaaacaaagagTTAGGATtgaacacaaaacaaaaatcatcaaaGTTGGTAATGCTTCTTGTGTATGTATTACCTTACTTTTTTTGGGTCGGTGAATGTCATTAATATCTTCATCTCCATCATGCTTccttttctgaaaataaatgaagtaaAAAGTCTCATGTATTAGAATGCATTAGAAAATTGAATTACATGAGTTAATTGCAGCTATCTAtccaaaacctttttttataagcaagcTATCCATCAAAAACTATGGAATTAATTGCACCATTCCACTTAATTACAACATTTTGCATTCAACACCCAAATTctacattaatttaaaatgtctATGTCACTGCCTAAGTTagtgcaatttttttattttttttaatatttgaagttgGTGCAAAACTACTAGATTAGTAGTAGCTGGAGTTCATTACCCTGTCAAAATTACCAGATAATTGCACAGATAAATTCGCAATTTCAATTCCAACCCAACCTATTAATCTGGTAATTTTAACATTCCTTGGGCATGGAATAGATATTATGAATTAATCTTGAATGAAGATGTTGATTGCAAAATAATTTAGAGACATTGAAATGacctcatattttttcttttgagaagtaataaaacattttattaatattgaaataggcatagcccaagtattgAAATGACCTCATAGTTAAGAGTGAATTGTTGCTATATACCTTACCATGGAGAAAATACtatttgaaagttaaaaaagactTATTGACTATATGTACAAAGTAAAATAGGCAGGATgttaatcaaatattttcacCAAACCAAATCCCATTATTGTCAAAACTTTCCAAGTGCCTCAGAAGACAAAGTAGTAATAAGAGTGTTCCAACCTTTTCATGGTGTTTCTTTGAGTGATCAGCATTGGAGTCATGATGCCCACTTctatccttcttcttctccctgtctttatctttatttcGGTCTTTATGCCGATGCTTGCGCTTCTTATGCTCTTTATCATTATCCTTACCTCTATCTTTGTACTTTTTATGCTTCCTCTCCTTGTCCTTGGACTCACTTTTAGATTTCCCTACAATAGTGGGGATCCCCTTCTCCGCCTAAAGTAAAACAAATAAGATCAGCACTtaacagggagagagagacaaagagaggtAACCAGTCCAGAGAAGGAAGCGAAGGACCATGTTACCTTTGGGAACCAATTCATATGACAAATTCCCATCCAAATATAAGAAACAAAACTTAATCAACATAAACATTTCAAAGCAGTGGATTTCTTACAAGAGGCAAATCAACAGGAGCAGCTTCCCTTAACTGAAAGGCTTCTCTTAGAATATCCAGGTCAAATGGCCGTATTCGTGCATTAGTATCTCTGGAATAGGATGCGTTCTGAATAAGTTGATCCAATTGCATCCCTTCTCCTTTTCTGATATCTGTGTCTCCAACAACATCATGGAGATAATGTGTGTCTGAAATTGACGAAGGAAGTGATCTCTTGCAGAAAAAATCATGATGTGGCAACAATTTGTAGTGACTTATGAGATCCACAGCACCAGTCAGTTCCCTTGGTCCTAAAGTTCAAATAGGACAGCATGTCATTGACccaaaaaacaacacaaaaacaaaaaggaccAATGCCAAAGCCCAATAGCAGCAAATGCCAAGAAACTCAATGGAAACGGAAAAAGTAACtgaaaacagaatcagatcgtATGGCACCAATCAAATGTTACCTAAGGAAAATAAGGATGCACAAACATCAAGAAGTCTGTCCAAAGGCGTATATACACCATTAAAGCATAGGCAGAGGGTTTAAACCATCCAATATCAAAACTTTCCAGCACTTTCCATTCAAAACTTTTTCATCcatctttaaaaaagaaaataaatccagCTGTTGCGAGCCATCCCAACTACTTGCAGGAATAATCACTGCATGTCCACAGTGCAATGCCTATACTTTTCTTTATACTTTTCtttatacttttctttttatcgataaacataattttattgagCGTGAAATAGACAAAGGCACGAGCATATGGGTTTCTCTATACAAGACAACATTTGCAAATTAGCAGATCCAGATTCAGCCAAACAAGTCACAGGATGAACAATGCACACAAAGAGACACATAGCTAAAGAAACTTCTCACCTCTTCCAAACTTCTTGCCTTCAGGATCCATGTATCATTGTTTTGCAAAGCAGTGGACCATTATCAACTGcaatttctagaaaaaaaaaaaatacaatctcaattaaaataattgatgaAAGGAATACGTGTCTGCAATAATGAAACAGAAATTGAGCTCTCTCATAAATCGATCTAAACTACTCTTGTATACACCCTGTATACTTGGTTGAGCTTCTTTCCACTATTAGTAATAATGaactataacaaaataaaaatttgatctAAACTGCATAATAAGGGAACAGTTACCTTTCATGGTGAGTTAGATGTGAAATTTTCTGTGTACGTGTCCAAAAGTTACTAATGACTTCCAAGTACATTAGAGATTCACCTATCATATACGTAGGCAATTGTTGACATCACCGTTTGCAAATTACAACTTCTTTAATAA is drawn from Juglans regia cultivar Chandler chromosome 5, Walnut 2.0, whole genome shotgun sequence and contains these coding sequences:
- the LOC109021506 gene encoding mediator of RNA polymerase II transcription subunit 19a-like isoform X1, with amino-acid sequence MDPEGKKFGRGPRELTGAVDLISHYKLLPHHDFFCKRSLPSSISDTHYLHDVVGDTDIRKGEGMQLDQLIQNASYSRDTNARIRPFDLDILREAFQLREAAPVDLPLAEKGIPTIVGKSKSESKDKERKHKKYKDRGKDNDKEHKKRKHRHKDRNKDKDREKKKDRSGHHDSNADHSKKHHEKKRKHDGDEDINDIHRPKKSKHKSSKIDEVGAIKVAG
- the LOC109021506 gene encoding mediator of RNA polymerase II transcription subunit 19a-like isoform X2, yielding MDPEGKKFGRGPRELTGAVDLISHYKLLPHHDFFCKRSLPSSISDTHYLHDVVGDTDIRKGEGMQLDQLIQNASYSRDTNARIRPFDLDILREAFQLREAAPVDLPLAEKGIPTIVGKSKSESKDKERKHKKYKDRGKDNDKEHKKRKHRHKDRNKDKDREKKKDRSGHHDSNADHSKKHHEKKRKHDGDEDINDIHRPKKT